Within Chroicocephalus ridibundus chromosome 11, bChrRid1.1, whole genome shotgun sequence, the genomic segment ttaacaaaataatgaTCACTATAACAGAAATGGAGTATTAGTTTAATAAAGTTAGACTACTGTGTCTAGTaacaaatctgaaaataagaatcagatcttttttcagtttggaagCGCCTCTGTACGTATTACCTGATTCACATGGTCCTTTATGTTTCATGCTGATATTTCTTTTCGTAGCGTAAGCCTTGTTGAACTGACAGATGTTCTCATAGGTTTTCCCTTCAGGTCCGCAGATACTCTCTTGAGACTTGCACACACACTGGGGCTCAGGGACTTCCCCAAACCTCGCTTCATCAGCATCCAACCTGCATTCCAGGTTGTCCCCACATTGCCCGTAAAAATGGTTGCCCTGATCCAAGTCGCAGATCTGACCTTCCACATTTCCACATTCAGGACAGCAGCCGCAACGGTCTAATACAGTCCCAGCTGGACAGTCTTTAGGCTCAGAGCAAAGTGCCAAATCGCATTTTCCACAACTCTCTCCTTCCCGTAACAGCTTCCACCAACCTCGATGGTACAAGGCAGGGAAATTCTCAGAAACCTGCACCAGTACTACCAGCACTGCTGTAACCATCGAGTGCTTCATCTTGAGAATgtaacaaacaagcagaaaaggtCCTTGGAGTAAAGccagagggggagaaaaaaaaaaaaaaagaaaaaaaagaatgacctagtgagaaaaaaacatcacaatcctttttttgttttagaatatAAATTCTACTGAAAACACAGGCTTTAAGAAGAAATTAGCATCAGATTCCTAATCTGGAACTgataataaaaatgcatacaaaCCCACCGGCTTTTCTCTAATGCAGTTTGGAATGCAAGTATTGCTTGCACAGAAACCAAACTGCCCCTTCTGACAGCTGAGTTGAAGCTCTCTGAAAAGCTGTTTGCTCAGTGTCTCCTTGAGCCAAATTTGCGAAGCGTTGCTCTGCTGAAATGACATTATATTGCAGCTATTGTAGAAAAGGGAACAGGGCTAAATTAGtgtaaaatgaataaattaacTGTAAtgagcttctttttttcccctcatcagtcgaaaaaaaaaagggtcacaAAAAGATAAATGTGGGTACAAGGTGGCACCCAGGATACCAGTACCCTTGAGCTGAGCCAGTGCTCTAGAGACTGGAGCAAGGTTTAACACTAGATTTCATCCATTAGAGATCGCAGCTAGGGGGTTCTGAATTAACAGTTTGCTTACAGGCTCTTTACAAGCAAGGGACAATCCAAGATACCAGGAATTGACTTTAGACTCTTGGATTTAAGATGAGAGGTGCCTAGACCCATTAAAGAACCCATTGTTCTCTCTACATTTAGCTTCTTTACAGTTTGGTTTGCAACTCAAAATAATGTGGTCCACGTGCAGAAGGTTTAGGACACAGACAAACATGAGCAAGCCGCCACAGCATCTCTAGACACACCAGAAGGAGGTTTTGCTAAAATATTAGATGCATCATTCGTCTTTTCATAGCACTGTCCTGTCATCGTTTCTTAAGAGGTACTTAAACTGTGACTTATGAAGGAGGATGAAAGAGGTAACTCTGATTTCTCTTCCCACTTTTTCTGTGCATAAATTTCTGTCAGTTCAGGGAGATGGGTCTGCAGGGTCATTTCTTGCCAGGCGTTGCGCTTTCCTTTGTACATCTCAGGATTTAGGCATGCTCCGTATCATCCTACCTCATTCCAGAAAACTCCCCTCCCTTGCAGTGCCGAGGGAGATTTCTTGTCTGTAGACCATAGGCTGCTGCTACCACTGCGCGAACCACGTGCAGCTCAGCGGAGATGCGTCTTACTGGCATAATGGACTTACAGACCCTGCAAGTATGACTCAATAGCATGGGTCAAGGATCACCACTCCTTACAAATAGAACATCTCTCTGTGTTTGTTAGCTTAAAATAACTCTATGTGCATCGCATTTTCAAGATGTAGGACTAAGACACTGTTAACAAGATGAAGTAAAAGAGAAATCATGCTTGTGCCTACTTGTCCAGAAATCATCCACAAGCAGCTTTTTCTACCGTTTTTATATTCATGGTGCTTAGCTGCTTACATAAGGGCAGTGAAGGATGTGTTTTGTTGTACCAGCCTTACATCCTCTGGTCACATCCACAAAGGCAAATCTTTTGGGGACGTATGTTTACTTTCCATCCCAAACAGCTCCATGGCTTTTCCCAAGTTCAGCATCATACCTTCTGCACCAATTGAGATTACCTCTCGCTTTGAGTGAAGTAGCACGCTGCTTCAAAGTCACCTTCTTCTCCCGAACTGCATATAAAGCGATTTCCCCCTGGCCTGCGTTGGTGGAATGCTTCTTAAAGCCAGCCTGGAGAGACCTACAGGGCACTGCCTGTTTCCATGTCATGGCTGGGCTAATTCATATTCTGTAATGCATGTTTTTGCTTTGAACACGGAATCAGGCTGTGAAGGAGTAAATTATGTGTGTAATTGATGCTTTTAACATtgagagtcaggaaaaaaaagtaaccacTGAATGTAATGGGAAATTGATTTCTTGTCCCACCTTCTTATTCtgcttaatgtgttttttttcacaCTTCCTCATCAAATTCGAATTGGACATTTAGTTTTGCATTATAGGGTGTTCTCATCACTGTCTATTCTATTATTTGTGCCTACAGCTGTAAGGGTTGTGTATCTAGAGGACAAGGATTTGCTAGGCtcatataaagtaaaaaaatgtttatagtgGTGAAACCATATATACAAAGTGGAACCAAAGCGGGGAGGGGCTGCAGGCCAGCAGTGCCCCTGTTAAGGCTGAACTTTGCCTGTCATCTTCCAGAAAAGGTGTGATTTGAGAGCTATAAAACAGAAGGAAGTGCCTCCTGTGCCCTGGCACTGAGGAAACCCATCATAAATACCCGAGAAAGCATTTTTGGCATTTA encodes:
- the LOC134521922 gene encoding kazal-type serine protease inhibitor domain-containing protein 1-like isoform X2: MKHSMVTAVLVVLVQVSENFPALYHRGWWKLLREGESCGKCDLALCSEPKDCPAGTVLDRCGCCPECGNVEGQICDLDQGNHFYGQCGDNLECRLDADEARFGEVPEPQCVCKSQESICGPEGKTYENICQFNKAYATKRNISMKHKGPCESAPVIAMPPQDVQNFTGNDVIFGCEVSGYPMPHLEWKKKGNKMFLPGDDTHISVQARGGPQKYGVTGWLQIQGLKKSDEGVYICHTKNKYGATYASARLKVIDGSSPASAFTAGSRSASYSVEYGDYYDDSDDEDEEEYESGDYEN
- the LOC134521922 gene encoding kazal-type serine protease inhibitor domain-containing protein 1-like isoform X1 encodes the protein MSFQQSNASQIWLKETLSKQLFRELQLSCQKGQFGFCASNTCIPNCIREKPMKHSMVTAVLVVLVQVSENFPALYHRGWWKLLREGESCGKCDLALCSEPKDCPAGTVLDRCGCCPECGNVEGQICDLDQGNHFYGQCGDNLECRLDADEARFGEVPEPQCVCKSQESICGPEGKTYENICQFNKAYATKRNISMKHKGPCESAPVIAMPPQDVQNFTGNDVIFGCEVSGYPMPHLEWKKKGNKMFLPGDDTHISVQARGGPQKYGVTGWLQIQGLKKSDEGVYICHTKNKYGATYASARLKVIDGSSPASAFTAGSRSASYSVEYGDYYDDSDDEDEEEYESGDYEN